The Marivirga salinae DNA window GGAGATTTGGAACATGAGTTTTGGTTTTTTAGGTATTCAATTTGGCTTTGCTTTACAAAATGCCAATGTCAGCCGAATATTTGAAACACTTGGTGCAGAGAAAGACAGTTTACCCATTTTATGGTTAGCCGCACCTGTAACTGGACTAATTGTTCAACCTATCATTGGCTATTATTCTGATAGGACTTGGATTCCTAAATGGGGCAGGCGAAGACCTTTTTTTGCGATTGGTGCCGTTTTAGCTACCATCGCTTTATTCATTATGCCAAACTCCCCTAGCCTATGGATAGCTGCTGGAATGCTATGGATAATGGATGGATCAATCAATGTGAGTATGGAGCCTTTCAGAGCTTTTGTTGGGGATGTTTTACCCAATGAACAGCGTACAAAAGGATTCGCCATGCAAGCATTCTTTATCGGTATAGGAGCTGTAATAGCTTCTATCCTACCCTATGTACTCACAAATTGGCTAGGATTTGATAACACTGCGCCAGATGGTCAAATTCCTGATTCTGTAAAATGGTCTTTTTATATTGGGGGTGTTGCATTTTTCTCTGCTGTGATGTGGACAGTCTTCAACTCAAAAGAATATCCACCAGATGATATTGAAAAACTAAAATTAGAAAATAGTGAAAGAGGAATATTCACTGGTTTGGCTGAATCATTCATAGGAATATTTAAAATGCCTAAAACTATGGTTCAATTGGCATTTGTTCAATTCTTCTCCTGGTTTGCCTTATTTGCTATGTGGATTTATACAACTCCCGCAGTAACGGAACATGTTTATGGGACTATTGACACAAAATCAGCAATCTATAATGAAGGTGCTAATTGGGTAGGGATAATGTTTGGTGTTTATAATGGAGTGGCTGCTTTGGCTGCCTTCCTTTTACCGCAACTGGCCAAATATTTCGGAAGAAAAGGCACACATCTTATTGCCTTATTTTGTGGCGCAGCTGGCCTTATTTCTATATTTTACATCAATGAACCAAATTTCCTAGTCCTCAGTATGATTGGTGTAGGAATTGCTTGGGCAAGTATACTTTCAGTTCCTTATGCCATGTTGAGCAGTGCTTTACCTTCCGATAAGATGGGCTATTATATGGGAGTATTCAATTTCTTTATCGTAATACCTCAAATTGTAGCAGCTGGTATATTAGGTTTTATTTTAAAAAGTTTCTTCAACAACGATGCTATTTATGCATTAATTATCGGAGGAGTTTCTATGATTATAGCTGGGTTATTAAGTTTATGGGTTAAGGATAAGGATGAAGAAAAAATCATTAAAAATTAATAGTTTACAACTCCTGCTGTTATAAGAAACACTGACTTTAAGTGTAAGAATTGGTAATTAGCTCCGACCATATAATTAGGGCTTGCTTAAAAACTGCTAACACAAAAAATAAATTGAATATAGTATTTTCGAGAGGATTATTGTGGAATAGTTTTTAAGCATGTGCAAGCCTTTATGAAGAAAAAACCAATATTGTTTGCACTTGAAAATCAAAATTTGATTTTCAAGTGCTCTAGCCTCAGGTACGCCATCTACTGCCCGGGCGAAGATTGAGGTATAA harbors:
- a CDS encoding MFS transporter encodes the protein MDNISIESKKPKLNFWEIWNMSFGFLGIQFGFALQNANVSRIFETLGAEKDSLPILWLAAPVTGLIVQPIIGYYSDRTWIPKWGRRRPFFAIGAVLATIALFIMPNSPSLWIAAGMLWIMDGSINVSMEPFRAFVGDVLPNEQRTKGFAMQAFFIGIGAVIASILPYVLTNWLGFDNTAPDGQIPDSVKWSFYIGGVAFFSAVMWTVFNSKEYPPDDIEKLKLENSERGIFTGLAESFIGIFKMPKTMVQLAFVQFFSWFALFAMWIYTTPAVTEHVYGTIDTKSAIYNEGANWVGIMFGVYNGVAALAAFLLPQLAKYFGRKGTHLIALFCGAAGLISIFYINEPNFLVLSMIGVGIAWASILSVPYAMLSSALPSDKMGYYMGVFNFFIVIPQIVAAGILGFILKSFFNNDAIYALIIGGVSMIIAGLLSLWVKDKDEEKIIKN